Proteins encoded by one window of Bacillota bacterium:
- a CDS encoding sodium-dependent bicarbonate transport family permease, whose product MFEVALANLTSPVILFFGLGVLVVLAKAKVEFPGSISEFITIYLLIAIGFKGGVAIAEAGLTVDMVWVILGAVLLGAVIPVYSFYILWRIGKLKTDDAAAIAGHYGSISVVTFLAGTAFLGLLAVDFEGFMYGLPAIMELPGIVAALILVAWIKEKNRNGSAQARSTLGRTVRKVVLSKSVVLLLGGLLVGYIAGPRGMAGVEVFFQGIFLGILCLFMLEMGTIAGDKLADLRKTGWFLVLFGIVMPPVNALWGLAVGIMTGLGVGGTTLLAVLAASCSYIVAPAAMRLALPKANPALYLGVSVGVTLPFNLLVGIPLYYYLADYLIGIFR is encoded by the coding sequence ATGTTCGAGGTGGCCCTGGCCAATCTGACGTCCCCGGTAATCCTGTTTTTCGGCTTGGGCGTGCTGGTCGTCCTGGCCAAGGCAAAGGTTGAGTTTCCAGGTTCGATCAGCGAGTTTATCACTATTTACCTTTTGATCGCGATTGGATTCAAGGGCGGAGTGGCGATCGCCGAGGCCGGCCTGACGGTGGACATGGTTTGGGTGATTCTGGGTGCCGTCTTGTTGGGTGCCGTCATCCCGGTTTATTCTTTTTATATTCTCTGGCGGATCGGTAAATTGAAAACCGACGATGCGGCCGCCATCGCCGGCCATTACGGGTCGATCAGCGTGGTCACCTTCTTGGCGGGTACGGCGTTCCTGGGTCTCCTGGCTGTGGATTTCGAGGGTTTCATGTACGGTTTGCCGGCCATTATGGAATTGCCGGGCATCGTGGCCGCCCTGATTCTGGTGGCGTGGATCAAAGAAAAGAATCGGAACGGTTCGGCCCAGGCGAGGAGCACTCTGGGCCGGACGGTCAGGAAGGTGGTCCTGAGCAAGAGCGTCGTTCTGTTGTTGGGCGGGCTGCTGGTCGGTTATATCGCCGGGCCGCGGGGGATGGCCGGCGTGGAGGTCTTCTTCCAGGGTATTTTCCTGGGGATTTTGTGCCTCTTCATGTTGGAAATGGGGACCATCGCGGGTGATAAACTGGCCGACCTGCGAAAGACCGGCTGGTTCCTGGTGCTCTTCGGTATTGTGATGCCGCCCGTAAATGCTTTGTGGGGCTTGGCGGTCGGGATCATGACCGGTCTGGGCGTGGGGGGGACGACGCTGTTGGCGGTGCTGGCCGCCAGTTGCTCCTACATCGTGGCTCCGGCGGCCATGCGGCTGGCCCTGCCCAAGGCCAATCCGGCCCTGTACCTGGGCGTGTCAGTGGGGGTGACTCTGCCTTTCAACCTTCTGGTGGGGATCCCGCTGTACTACTACCTGGCGGATTACCTGATCGGGATATTCAGATGA
- a CDS encoding transketolase C-terminal domain-containing protein codes for MTTQQVVAPEYLFFEAERERQFITGSEAVREAIKRANVDMAISYPITPQSESMHLVGDIYAQGYLKEYFRGESEFAVMSAVAGAAMGGVRVFTATAGPGTLRAFEVFPTWAGARLPVVCAFMTRGINSPLTIQPDTIEMAFLLDTGILMFHAESAQDLYDMILKAFVIAEQTDVHIPVGVFTDGFFVTHTREEVATAPADLKLPPYNPYSAPVPVMDMENVPVRQMRDPFVMKSNFISYAAHASWQQEILAAQERARKHVRRYLGGLLEAEHPEAAVLVVAAGTAVSQGREAVAAARREGLEVGLVKLKSLRPFPREELRMLGRQARALIVPEFNRVGWLAREIKSVVEDTTKVIDAPRVFGGMTMPPELILAQIRRCYA; via the coding sequence GTGACAACGCAGCAAGTGGTGGCTCCGGAATACCTTTTTTTCGAAGCGGAACGGGAGCGGCAGTTCATCACGGGCAGTGAGGCGGTCAGGGAGGCGATCAAGCGGGCGAATGTCGACATGGCGATCTCATATCCGATCACGCCGCAGTCCGAGTCGATGCACCTGGTGGGTGATATCTACGCACAAGGGTATTTGAAAGAGTATTTCCGGGGTGAAAGCGAGTTCGCGGTGATGTCGGCGGTTGCCGGCGCCGCCATGGGAGGGGTGCGGGTTTTCACGGCCACGGCGGGTCCCGGAACCCTGAGGGCCTTCGAGGTGTTCCCGACCTGGGCGGGGGCGCGGCTGCCGGTGGTCTGTGCCTTCATGACCCGCGGGATCAATTCCCCCCTTACTATCCAGCCGGATACCATCGAGATGGCCTTTCTGTTGGACACGGGCATATTGATGTTTCACGCCGAGAGTGCGCAGGATCTGTACGACATGATCCTGAAGGCGTTCGTGATCGCGGAGCAGACCGACGTGCACATTCCGGTGGGGGTCTTCACCGACGGGTTCTTCGTCACCCATACGCGCGAAGAGGTGGCGACTGCGCCGGCCGACCTGAAGCTGCCGCCTTACAATCCCTATTCCGCGCCCGTCCCGGTGATGGACATGGAAAACGTCCCGGTGCGGCAGATGCGAGATCCATTCGTTATGAAGAGTAACTTCATCAGTTACGCCGCGCACGCCTCCTGGCAGCAGGAGATTCTGGCGGCGCAGGAGCGGGCGCGAAAACATGTGCGCCGTTATCTGGGGGGGCTTTTGGAGGCGGAACATCCGGAGGCGGCGGTGCTGGTGGTGGCCGCCGGGACCGCGGTGTCCCAGGGCAGGGAGGCCGTCGCCGCCGCTCGCCGGGAAGGTCTGGAGGTCGGGCTGGTGAAGCTCAAGAGCCTGCGTCCTTTCCCGCGGGAGGAACTCCGGATGCTGGGGCGGCAGGCGCGGGCGTTGATCGTGCCCGAGTTCAACCGGGTGGGTTGGCTGGCCAGGGAAATCAAATCGGTGGTGGAGGACACCACCAAGGTGATCGACGCCCCCCGGGTGTTCGGCGGAATGACCATGCCGCCGGAGCTCATACTGGCCCAGATCAGGAGGTGTTACGCTTGA
- a CDS encoding 2-oxoacid:acceptor oxidoreductase family protein, with protein sequence MTKNSRTFIRMSGLGGQGVVTAAHILGVAAVKDGLKCVVNPFFGAEKRLAPAESYVRIAADDIWERGEVLFPNIIMIFHPHVITLGKCYTMPFFAGLQQDGKIIINSDRPLDLREEELAQLKDLGAEVHYVPATQVAVEAGGTALSTNIAMLGALLAVEALVSQEAIREAIAERFGGGKFVASGTTAALDDVLKSKFDRLAQLIEKNMAVVAAAQGSVSKYIY encoded by the coding sequence ATGACGAAGAACAGTAGGACGTTCATCCGCATGTCGGGCTTAGGCGGGCAGGGGGTGGTGACGGCCGCGCACATACTGGGCGTGGCGGCCGTAAAGGACGGGCTTAAATGCGTGGTCAACCCCTTTTTCGGCGCCGAAAAGAGGCTGGCGCCGGCGGAGAGCTACGTGCGGATTGCGGCGGATGACATCTGGGAACGAGGCGAGGTGCTCTTTCCGAACATCATCATGATTTTCCACCCGCACGTGATCACCTTGGGCAAATGCTACACCATGCCGTTTTTCGCCGGCCTGCAGCAGGACGGGAAGATCATCATCAACTCCGACCGGCCGCTGGATTTGCGGGAGGAGGAGTTGGCACAACTGAAAGATCTGGGGGCCGAAGTGCATTACGTGCCGGCCACCCAGGTGGCCGTGGAGGCGGGGGGAACGGCGCTGTCGACAAACATCGCCATGCTGGGGGCTCTGTTGGCGGTGGAGGCGCTGGTCTCTCAAGAAGCGATCCGGGAGGCGATCGCGGAAAGGTTCGGCGGCGGAAAATTCGTGGCGTCCGGTACGACCGCGGCCCTGGACGACGTGCTCAAGAGCAAGTTTGACCGGCTGGCCCAACTGATCGAGAAAAACATGGCGGTCGTGGCGGCGGCTCAAGGCAGCGTCAGTAAATATATTTATTAG
- a CDS encoding transketolase C-terminal domain-containing protein, which produces MAGLQREVDPEYLFLEAPRRQVFITGSEAVAEAVKRANVDMAVAYPITPQSESMHLVGDLYAQGYLKDYYRGENEFAVMAAVHGASLGGGRVFTATSGPGTLRAMEMFPVWAGSRQPIVCAFMCRGVSLPPSIQPENIEMAMLLDVGMLMFHAEDAQDFFDMILKAYAVAEQPDVHLPAGVFVDGFFVTHTRSAVLLPPDDLKLSAYDPRRAPVPTFDMETPPIRMVRDPLLNKSNFISYAANASWHQEIAAAAERARKHIRRYMGGLLEVEDPAAAIFLAASGTAVSQSREAIKVLKAEGIRVGLIKIMSIRPFPAREIEAVTAHAALIVVPEFNIGGWLAREIKASIDNNRRVVGGPRVFGGMTMPTELIVDQIKNALVRSGAKRPRSPRRDLSG; this is translated from the coding sequence ATGGCCGGACTGCAACGCGAAGTGGACCCGGAGTACCTGTTCTTGGAAGCACCCAGGAGGCAAGTTTTCATCACGGGCAGCGAGGCGGTGGCCGAAGCGGTCAAGCGTGCCAATGTCGACATGGCCGTCGCTTATCCCATCACCCCGCAGAGCGAAAGCATGCACCTGGTCGGGGATTTGTACGCCCAGGGCTACCTGAAGGATTACTACCGGGGCGAGAACGAGTTTGCGGTTATGGCCGCCGTGCACGGCGCCTCCCTGGGGGGCGGCCGGGTTTTCACCGCCACCTCCGGTCCCGGAACCCTGCGGGCGATGGAAATGTTTCCGGTTTGGGCCGGGTCGAGGCAGCCCATAGTCTGCGCCTTTATGTGCCGTGGCGTATCTCTGCCGCCCTCCATTCAGCCGGAGAACATCGAGATGGCCATGCTCCTGGACGTCGGCATGCTGATGTTTCACGCCGAGGACGCCCAGGATTTCTTCGACATGATTCTGAAGGCCTACGCGGTCGCGGAGCAACCGGACGTTCACCTGCCGGCGGGCGTGTTTGTCGATGGTTTTTTCGTCACCCACACCCGAAGCGCGGTGCTGCTGCCGCCTGACGATCTGAAGCTCTCGGCCTACGATCCCCGGCGGGCACCGGTCCCGACGTTTGACATGGAGACCCCTCCCATCCGGATGGTCAGGGACCCGCTGCTTAACAAGAGCAACTTCATCAGCTATGCGGCCAACGCCAGTTGGCACCAGGAGATCGCGGCCGCGGCCGAGCGGGCCCGCAAGCACATCCGGCGGTATATGGGAGGGCTTCTGGAGGTGGAAGACCCTGCCGCCGCCATTTTCCTGGCCGCTTCGGGCACGGCGGTGTCGCAGAGCCGGGAGGCGATCAAGGTGTTGAAGGCCGAGGGCATACGGGTGGGGCTGATCAAGATTATGTCGATCAGGCCTTTTCCGGCCCGGGAGATTGAGGCCGTCACGGCCCACGCCGCCCTGATCGTGGTCCCCGAATTCAACATCGGCGGTTGGCTGGCCCGGGAGATCAAAGCTTCAATCGACAACAACCGGAGGGTGGTGGGCGGCCCCAGGGTGTTCGGGGGCATGACCATGCCGACGGAGCTGATTGTCGACCAAATTAAGAACGCTTTGGTTCGTTCCGGAGCGAAACGGCCCAGATCCCCACGCCGGGATTTGTCGGGTTGA
- a CDS encoding 4Fe-4S binding protein yields MYVTVKVEVEKCNGCKLCVLSCPDPNVLAYKQEEKHVVVNEHRCKGCGLCATVCPEEALTVSGN; encoded by the coding sequence GTGTACGTTACCGTAAAAGTGGAAGTGGAGAAGTGTAACGGCTGCAAGCTCTGCGTTTTATCGTGCCCGGATCCGAACGTGCTGGCCTACAAGCAGGAGGAGAAGCACGTGGTGGTGAACGAGCACCGCTGCAAGGGCTGTGGTTTGTGCGCGACCGTGTGCCCCGAGGAGGCGCTGACGGTCAGCGGTAATTAA
- a CDS encoding thiamine pyrophosphate-dependent enzyme: MSTKIITPVAQFAELLPQEYKDLVAHGPYHERRSVRDLGTFKEIVDEHPHCAGCGVALAVRLLAAALPSPADTLIVGTPGCSFFSLVQTALNYSNTAFGNQNAVAAGLKRMLEIRFPRVHKDVVVVAGDGGIADIGLDLTLHSWFRREKITTVMLDNEVYANTGGQESGMSRQGRVLNMAPRGKLFPKIPVFELAKVSGCVYGARVTVAGPYKVGRAVRNAVLLARELGPTYVQVYTPCPTNMKFPPDQTLRVAKEAEKDHYSFEEFMSAEAAEYLTRLKATSEESEKAPELAKP, encoded by the coding sequence ATGTCCACCAAGATCATTACGCCGGTCGCCCAATTCGCGGAACTCCTACCCCAAGAATACAAGGACCTGGTGGCCCACGGTCCCTATCACGAGCGCCGTTCGGTGCGGGATCTGGGTACTTTCAAAGAAATCGTGGATGAACACCCGCATTGTGCCGGTTGCGGCGTGGCCCTGGCGGTTCGCCTTCTGGCTGCGGCTCTGCCCTCCCCGGCGGACACGCTGATCGTCGGCACGCCCGGCTGCTCGTTTTTCAGCCTGGTCCAGACGGCCCTGAACTACTCCAACACCGCCTTCGGCAACCAGAACGCCGTGGCCGCCGGCCTGAAAAGAATGCTTGAGATCCGTTTTCCCCGGGTGCACAAGGACGTGGTGGTTGTGGCCGGCGACGGGGGCATTGCCGACATCGGCCTTGACCTGACGCTCCATTCCTGGTTCCGGCGGGAAAAGATCACCACCGTAATGCTGGACAACGAAGTATACGCCAATACCGGAGGCCAGGAAAGCGGCATGAGCAGGCAGGGGCGGGTGCTCAACATGGCGCCTCGGGGCAAGCTTTTTCCCAAGATACCGGTTTTCGAGCTGGCCAAGGTCTCGGGTTGCGTGTACGGCGCGCGGGTGACGGTGGCCGGTCCGTACAAGGTCGGGCGGGCGGTCAGGAACGCGGTCCTACTGGCGCGTGAACTCGGGCCGACGTACGTGCAGGTTTATACTCCTTGCCCCACCAATATGAAGTTCCCGCCCGACCAAACGCTGAGGGTGGCTAAGGAGGCGGAAAAGGATCATTATTCTTTCGAGGAATTTATGAGCGCGGAGGCGGCCGAGTACCTGACACGATTGAAAGCGACGTCCGAAGAAAGTGAAAAAGCCCCGGAATTGGCAAAGCCTTGA
- a CDS encoding zf-TFIIB domain-containing protein: MKCPVCNVGLNMTERSGVEIDYCPQCRGVWLDRGELDKIIARAESQDSPGDNRPRPSGERPPQPEKQSGYEKKHKRKSFLGDMFEFD; this comes from the coding sequence ATGAAATGTCCCGTATGTAATGTCGGCTTGAACATGACCGAGCGGAGCGGCGTGGAGATTGACTATTGCCCGCAGTGTCGCGGTGTCTGGCTGGACAGGGGTGAGCTCGACAAGATCATTGCGCGTGCAGAATCTCAGGATTCGCCGGGGGACAATCGCCCGCGACCGTCGGGGGAACGCCCGCCACAGCCGGAGAAACAAAGTGGTTACGAGAAAAAGCACAAGCGGAAGTCGTTTCTCGGGGACATGTTCGAATTTGATTAA
- a CDS encoding thiamine pyrophosphate-dependent enzyme, whose translation MSKGLFKISPGFEDVMPAEYKELVNNGPYGKDLGVSDLGTFKELIEEHPLCAGCAEALALRLILASLPNSEDTVIVGSTGCSSLLFPQVAVQNIHSLFGNQNAVATGLKRALRLRFPDKVKDVLVIAGDGATVDIGLDMVMQSWFRRELITTIMLDNEVYANTGGQESGMSPQGAVLHMAPLGKKFPKVNLPEIAREAGCAYVATISPALPRRLGKVVRRAILVAREIGPSYVQIFCPCPTNFKWPSAQVLQKIRDRQKEGIFKVREYVSPEAEAYLAGLEVVKQHDEEQ comes from the coding sequence TTGAGCAAGGGGTTGTTCAAGATCTCGCCCGGATTTGAGGACGTGATGCCGGCCGAGTACAAGGAACTGGTGAACAACGGTCCCTACGGGAAAGATCTGGGAGTCTCAGACCTGGGAACGTTCAAGGAGTTGATCGAGGAGCACCCGCTGTGCGCCGGCTGCGCCGAGGCCTTGGCCCTGCGCCTCATCCTGGCCTCATTGCCCAATTCCGAGGACACGGTCATCGTGGGGTCGACCGGTTGCAGTTCACTGCTCTTCCCGCAGGTGGCCGTTCAGAACATCCACTCCCTTTTCGGCAACCAGAACGCCGTGGCCACGGGCCTCAAACGGGCGCTCCGGCTCCGGTTCCCGGACAAGGTTAAGGACGTGCTGGTGATCGCGGGCGACGGGGCGACCGTGGACATCGGCCTGGATATGGTCATGCAGTCGTGGTTCCGGCGCGAGCTCATCACCACCATCATGCTGGATAACGAGGTCTATGCCAACACGGGGGGTCAGGAGAGCGGGATGTCGCCGCAGGGGGCGGTGTTGCACATGGCGCCCTTGGGGAAGAAGTTTCCCAAGGTGAACCTGCCGGAAATCGCGCGGGAGGCCGGCTGCGCGTACGTGGCCACGATTTCTCCGGCCCTGCCCAGGCGGTTGGGGAAAGTGGTGCGGCGGGCCATCCTGGTGGCCCGTGAAATCGGCCCCAGTTACGTGCAGATTTTCTGTCCTTGCCCGACCAACTTCAAGTGGCCCTCCGCGCAGGTCTTGCAGAAGATCAGGGACCGCCAGAAGGAAGGGATTTTCAAGGTGCGTGAGTATGTCTCGCCGGAGGCCGAGGCCTACCTGGCCGGACTGGAGGTGGTGAAGCAACATGACGAAGAACAGTAG
- a CDS encoding carbon monoxide dehydrogenase beta subunit family protein, whose translation MAVSEYQVRPGPEGYLPPAAASMGVELPERGAALVEGRVVPEEEAFQAIAEKLLAARNPVFFPGPAVLWAWKDGVAEKAEAVLKLMKAVGARAIPMPDYRPKYPMINPAVEINPNHPNLTIWHNRIDVGVFVGVHCHYANVALKIIRGGTDCYTIALCGEMGHEDAMITLRDVDIRKLERLTDIARALAAAGPLRTGVMPRAGTAV comes from the coding sequence ATGGCAGTGAGTGAGTACCAGGTGCGGCCCGGGCCCGAGGGTTACCTGCCGCCTGCGGCGGCGTCCATGGGGGTGGAGCTGCCGGAGCGCGGTGCGGCTCTGGTGGAGGGCCGGGTGGTGCCGGAGGAGGAAGCTTTCCAGGCAATCGCCGAGAAGCTGCTGGCGGCGCGAAACCCGGTGTTTTTCCCAGGGCCGGCGGTCTTGTGGGCCTGGAAGGACGGGGTGGCGGAGAAGGCGGAAGCGGTACTGAAACTGATGAAGGCTGTGGGGGCGCGCGCCATCCCCATGCCGGATTATCGGCCCAAGTATCCGATGATCAACCCGGCGGTGGAGATCAACCCGAACCACCCCAACCTGACGATCTGGCACAACCGGATCGACGTGGGGGTGTTCGTGGGAGTGCACTGTCACTACGCCAACGTGGCGCTAAAGATCATTCGGGGGGGCACCGACTGTTATACCATCGCCCTGTGCGGCGAGATGGGGCACGAGGATGCCATGATCACGTTGCGGGATGTCGATATAAGGAAATTAGAGCGGCTGACGGATATAGCGAGGGCGCTTGCGGCGGCGGGGCCCCTGCGGACCGGGGTGATGCCAAGGGCGGGCACTGCGGTTTAG
- the pstC gene encoding phosphate ABC transporter permease subunit PstC has protein sequence MISRRWYERIVEKCLLGSAVAAVLIVFLIGAFVLFEGFPILSAHGLGFLLGREWAPLQGIFGVFPMIVGTFYATFGALILSVPVGLACAVYLAEYAPRWFAELIRPAVLLLAGIPSVVYGFFGVVVLVPFIMNRFGGWGFSLLAASVVLALMILPTMIGISEDAIRSVPRSYKEGSLALGATHWQTVKKVMLPAARSGITAAVVLSLGKAAGETMAVLMVAGNVAAIPTSILDPLRTLTANVALEMGYAFGDHTRALFASGVLLLLIVILLNTLLYLLPKRTGI, from the coding sequence TTGATCAGCCGGCGTTGGTACGAGCGCATCGTTGAGAAGTGTCTTCTGGGCAGTGCGGTGGCGGCGGTCCTGATCGTGTTTTTGATCGGGGCCTTTGTATTGTTTGAGGGCTTTCCCATTCTCTCCGCCCACGGCCTGGGCTTTCTGCTTGGGAGGGAATGGGCGCCCCTGCAGGGGATATTCGGGGTCTTCCCGATGATCGTCGGCACTTTCTACGCCACCTTCGGCGCGCTTATCCTGAGTGTGCCCGTCGGCCTGGCCTGTGCGGTTTATCTGGCCGAATACGCCCCGCGCTGGTTCGCCGAACTGATCCGTCCGGCGGTGCTGCTGCTGGCGGGTATTCCCTCGGTGGTGTACGGTTTCTTCGGCGTCGTGGTGCTGGTGCCTTTTATAATGAACCGCTTTGGGGGTTGGGGTTTCAGCCTGCTGGCCGCCTCGGTGGTGCTGGCGTTGATGATTTTGCCGACCATGATCGGTATTTCCGAGGACGCCATCCGGTCGGTGCCCAGGTCCTATAAGGAAGGTTCACTGGCGCTGGGCGCCACCCACTGGCAGACCGTGAAAAAGGTCATGCTTCCGGCGGCCCGCTCGGGGATTACGGCCGCCGTTGTCTTGAGCCTGGGCAAGGCTGCGGGCGAGACCATGGCCGTCCTGATGGTGGCCGGCAACGTGGCCGCCATCCCGACTTCCATTTTGGATCCCCTGCGCACCCTGACCGCCAATGTGGCCCTGGAAATGGGCTACGCTTTCGGTGATCATACCCGGGCGTTGTTCGCCAGCGGAGTGCTGTTGTTGCTGATCGTAATACTGCTGAACACTTTGCTTTACTTGCTGCCCAAGAG